Proteins found in one Mucilaginibacter gracilis genomic segment:
- a CDS encoding M16 family metallopeptidase, whose product MSKFIYGLLALGLLCLISLSDVRGQEVLPLDHAVRTGKLPNGFTYYIRHNTEPQKRVIMYLANKVGSVLEEDDQRGLAHFMEHMSFNGTRHFPKNELVNYLQKSGVRFGADINAYTSFDETVYELPLPSDNPKLVQNGIQIMRDWAQSATLDPVEIDKERGVVLEEKRLGKGASERMLQKYWPLILNNSRYTNRIPIGTDEILNNFKPETIRRFYHDWYRPDLQALIVVGDIDVDQMEKEVKAKFSDLKNPKAEKSRVIYSIPLTGKNQFISVTDREMTGTVAEVIIKHLPEKIKTADDYLHAIERALVNQLLASRFAELAHRQDVPFLSGTAGIQGFIGGLNSYNLTVSAKSAELEKGFKVVWRENLRISRLGFTQSELDRAKTNYLGRITAEFKEKNKTNSLAYVKEYLQYFLNGVAAPGIEAELEIVKNDLPQITLADIKKVINDYVKNTDRDIVVMAPEKDKAGLPTEAVINKWINEVESENITPYKEDMNTAGLLIAQPIPGKIVSETKDTKSGITTIMLSNGVKVLLKPTDFKNNEILFSGFASGGSSLYNDRDYESAMAANVVPSFGAGNYNPSQLNQYFAGKQFRVQPFINERFQGINGASASNDIQTALELTYAYFTEPIKDPVRFDNIITRSLDGMANRANDPKTVFQDTINAILGDHNPRKTGPSVAKVKMIDLERAFDIYHERFGNASGFTFVFVGSIDTLSINPLVEKYLGSLPANNDKGLTSSLNINTPSGIIERTVYKGTEQKASLNLTFSGLFDYSFFNKLKMEALKEVIQIRLLERLREDESGVYSPNTRINITKYPTSKYSLTISLGCAPQNVEKLIASTLDEINKLKNDGPLAVNMEKFKAENSRGMETQLETNGFWLNYVLAQLQNNEDVNQVDGYFTQLKSITPSDIKEMAAQYLSGKNYIRLVLLPEPNGN is encoded by the coding sequence ATGAGCAAATTTATTTACGGGCTTTTAGCCTTGGGATTGTTGTGCCTGATTTCTTTAAGCGATGTTCGCGGCCAGGAGGTTTTGCCGTTGGATCATGCCGTTCGTACAGGCAAACTTCCCAATGGTTTTACGTATTATATCAGGCATAATACCGAACCCCAAAAACGGGTGATCATGTACCTGGCAAACAAGGTCGGATCGGTGCTTGAAGAGGATGACCAGCGGGGGCTGGCCCATTTTATGGAACATATGAGTTTTAACGGCACCAGGCATTTTCCAAAAAACGAGTTGGTCAATTATCTGCAAAAATCAGGTGTCCGTTTCGGAGCCGATATTAATGCTTATACGTCGTTCGACGAGACGGTGTACGAATTACCCCTGCCTTCTGACAATCCAAAACTTGTTCAAAACGGGATTCAAATTATGCGAGACTGGGCCCAAAGCGCTACGCTCGACCCTGTCGAAATTGACAAAGAACGTGGTGTAGTTTTAGAGGAAAAACGATTAGGTAAAGGAGCGAGCGAACGGATGCTGCAAAAATACTGGCCACTTATTCTCAATAACTCCAGGTACACCAACCGCATACCTATCGGCACGGATGAGATACTCAACAATTTCAAACCGGAAACGATCAGGCGTTTCTATCATGATTGGTACAGGCCTGACCTGCAAGCATTGATTGTAGTAGGCGATATTGATGTGGATCAAATGGAGAAAGAGGTCAAAGCGAAGTTTTCCGACCTTAAAAACCCTAAAGCAGAGAAGTCAAGGGTCATTTATTCCATCCCGCTGACTGGTAAAAATCAATTCATTTCGGTAACAGACCGGGAAATGACAGGTACGGTAGCCGAGGTAATCATCAAACATCTTCCCGAAAAGATCAAAACCGCAGATGATTATCTGCACGCTATTGAAAGAGCATTGGTTAACCAGTTATTAGCCTCGAGATTTGCTGAATTAGCACACCGGCAAGACGTTCCATTCCTTTCTGGAACTGCAGGTATTCAAGGATTTATCGGGGGACTCAATAGTTATAATCTGACGGTTTCTGCAAAATCGGCCGAATTGGAGAAAGGTTTTAAAGTAGTATGGCGTGAGAATTTGCGGATTAGCCGATTGGGGTTTACCCAGTCAGAACTCGATAGGGCTAAAACAAATTACCTGGGCCGAATAACAGCTGAATTCAAAGAAAAGAATAAAACCAATTCGCTGGCCTATGTAAAGGAATACTTACAATATTTTTTAAACGGGGTAGCGGCTCCCGGAATCGAAGCTGAATTGGAGATTGTAAAAAACGACCTGCCCCAAATTACACTTGCGGATATCAAAAAAGTAATCAATGATTATGTCAAAAACACGGACCGTGATATCGTGGTCATGGCCCCGGAAAAGGATAAAGCCGGGTTGCCAACTGAAGCTGTTATTAACAAGTGGATTAACGAAGTTGAAAGCGAAAATATAACTCCTTATAAGGAGGATATGAATACCGCAGGTTTGCTAATCGCACAACCTATACCTGGAAAAATTGTGAGTGAGACAAAAGATACGAAGTCCGGCATCACTACAATCATGTTGAGCAATGGCGTAAAAGTATTGCTCAAACCTACTGATTTCAAAAATAACGAGATCTTATTTTCAGGCTTTGCTTCCGGAGGCAGTTCATTATACAATGATCGTGATTATGAATCAGCTATGGCGGCCAATGTTGTTCCGTCGTTTGGAGCCGGTAATTATAACCCCTCCCAATTAAACCAATATTTTGCAGGGAAACAGTTCAGGGTTCAGCCTTTTATCAATGAGCGTTTTCAGGGTATCAACGGCGCGTCTGCCTCAAACGATATTCAGACGGCACTGGAATTGACTTATGCCTATTTCACCGAGCCGATTAAAGACCCGGTCAGGTTTGATAATATCATAACCCGTTCATTGGACGGCATGGCCAACCGGGCGAACGACCCTAAAACCGTTTTTCAGGATACCATCAATGCGATTCTAGGCGACCATAACCCGCGCAAAACCGGACCATCGGTTGCCAAAGTCAAAATGATCGATCTCGAGAGGGCGTTTGACATTTACCATGAACGATTTGGAAATGCCTCCGGTTTCACCTTTGTTTTCGTTGGCAGTATCGATACCCTAAGCATTAACCCTTTGGTGGAAAAATACCTCGGAAGTTTACCGGCGAACAATGACAAAGGACTTACCAGCAGCCTCAATATCAACACGCCTTCAGGAATAATTGAACGGACCGTATATAAGGGAACTGAACAGAAAGCAAGCTTAAATCTTACCTTTTCGGGCTTATTTGATTACAGCTTTTTCAATAAATTAAAAATGGAGGCTTTGAAAGAGGTTATTCAGATCAGATTGCTGGAAAGATTGCGCGAAGACGAAAGTGGTGTTTATTCACCAAATACGAGAATCAATATCACTAAATATCCAACCTCAAAATATAGCCTGACGATTTCCTTAGGCTGCGCGCCCCAAAATGTAGAAAAATTGATCGCCAGTACATTGGATGAGATCAATAAGTTAAAAAACGATGGGCCACTAGCGGTTAATATGGAGAAGTTTAAAGCAGAAAATTCGCGCGGCATGGAAACCCAGTTAGAAACCAATGGATTTTGGCTGAATTATGTTTTAGCACAACTGCAAAATAACGAAGATGTTAATCAGGTAGATGGCTACTTCACGCAGTTAAAAAGTATTACCCCATCGGATATCAAAGAGATGGCTGCCCAATATCTAAGCGGCAAAAATTACATACGATTGGTTTTATTACCTGAACCTAACGGCAACTAA
- a CDS encoding DUF4369 domain-containing protein: MNLNRMLKGALALTIALFSGLTVHAQRTFTIKGQMAKDKQGQIILTYPDGDKRKADTLKVVNGSFLFKGEVSRPCYATLDLNRPEMSSRPAASQFDRQDFYLEATAITVTGDDKIKAALIKGGKSQIEFAELMMQYKPLQEENAGLNEKMAAYRQDMNEAGIKEVQEAARIVTLKRAKIDSTLIKNHPDSFVAFDLWAKKMRSTIDPVIEPAFLHFTPAIRNSREGKIIGEKIAKAKMLDVGRQAPDFTLKDTLGHPVSLSSLRGKNVMLCFWYNGFSSYETFAFNLQRINRRLHDKNLVILGVYYNSVNKGSDKTEYWKELLQRSGMNWLNVEDIGGIDYRTGSVKSATATAYALGPESLPIAYLIGPDGKILARHLALADNNLSKTIGDLLK; the protein is encoded by the coding sequence ATGAATTTAAATAGAATGCTCAAAGGTGCATTAGCACTAACTATTGCCCTGTTTTCGGGGCTTACCGTGCATGCGCAGCGTACCTTTACAATTAAAGGCCAAATGGCTAAGGATAAACAAGGACAAATTATTTTAACTTATCCAGATGGTGACAAGCGAAAGGCAGACACTTTAAAAGTGGTAAACGGCTCGTTTTTATTTAAGGGTGAGGTATCGCGGCCCTGCTATGCAACGCTTGACCTAAACAGGCCCGAAATGTCCTCACGGCCAGCCGCCAGCCAGTTTGACAGGCAGGATTTTTACCTCGAAGCGACAGCGATCACCGTTACTGGCGATGATAAAATAAAAGCAGCCTTAATAAAAGGCGGAAAAAGCCAGATTGAGTTCGCGGAGTTAATGATGCAATATAAACCTCTTCAGGAGGAAAATGCAGGTTTAAATGAAAAGATGGCCGCTTATCGGCAGGATATGAATGAGGCAGGAATTAAAGAAGTACAGGAAGCTGCAAGAATTGTTACGTTAAAAAGAGCTAAAATAGATAGTACATTAATTAAAAACCATCCCGACAGCTTTGTTGCATTTGACTTGTGGGCAAAAAAAATGCGATCAACCATCGATCCTGTTATTGAACCTGCATTTTTACATTTTACACCGGCGATCAGAAATTCGAGAGAAGGGAAAATTATCGGCGAAAAGATAGCTAAAGCAAAAATGCTAGATGTCGGTCGCCAAGCCCCTGATTTTACCTTAAAAGATACGCTTGGTCATCCGGTCTCTTTATCATCGTTACGGGGCAAAAATGTCATGCTATGTTTTTGGTACAACGGCTTTTCGAGTTATGAAACGTTTGCCTTTAACCTGCAACGGATTAACAGACGGCTGCATGATAAAAACCTTGTCATACTTGGGGTATACTACAATAGTGTCAATAAGGGGTCCGATAAAACAGAATACTGGAAAGAATTATTGCAAAGGTCTGGCATGAACTGGCTGAATGTCGAAGATATAGGTGGAATTGATTACAGAACGGGCTCGGTTAAGAGCGCGACAGCCACGGCTTATGCGCTTGGCCCCGAAAGTTTGCCAATAGCCTACCTGATCGGGCCTGATGGTAAAATCCTCGCAAGGCATCTGGCTTTAGCGGACAATAACCTTTCAAAAACCATCGGCGATCTACTTAAATAG
- a CDS encoding SusC/RagA family TonB-linked outer membrane protein yields MQLNLCAKVAGIKRFFAPQIIKVMKLTVFIITLACLQVSAKVYSQINLSEKNAPLSKVISTIQQQSGYSFFYKHKLIENINVSAELHNVTLQQALDNILTGQSLTYEVIDKTVVIKQKEKSLIDKVTDVLAVPFTISGKVTDTTGTPLPGATILAKGSNKVAVSNNNGEFSIDVQVGDVLIISYVGYKPVTVTVPPNSPANIPYFNIILHSSSSKLQEVVVSTGYQNISKERASGAFGKPDMQTFSERTGSNDIVSRLDGLVPGLTVLNGPTHVTVNPNGNGASQQQSVIRGRSSISLVANPLYVIDGIQVTDFSAINPDDVADITVLKDAAATAIWGAKAANGVIVVVTKKGGNHKVKVNYSGYFNYQGKPNFDYVYRHELSSSQYIQAAKEIFDPVTYPYATLSTQFVAPHETILYNLGLISVAKASASLDSLSNIDNKSQVENLWFRNAYTMQHTVSASGGNNNYDFYSSISYTDNNSNTIGSKNNAYRIFLSQNITPNSWIKIGLTTSLNNTITSSARPISIGAAFLPYQIFQDGSGNNILLNYVQGLTAATRADYQARSRTNLDYSPLDEMNSGYTKTNNLTINTTADVAVKLWKGLSFEGTYGYSKAPGGGTSYDDISEYSQRRELLNFTVAPTTASVPVYNLPNTGGRYQTIANDQRNWTVRNQLLYTTDPRNGKDHLNIQIGQEAQEQLATSNTSTVRGYNTMLNTYSALNYATLSTVTGAIGSGFSQFTELPFTYTQTLTRFTSYFGLLSYEFNHKYIFNGSIRADHSNLFGDDVSGQKKPAYSVGGKWQVYQESFMKNVDWVKGLALRATYGVTGNSPFVGSGSLVDILAVVQNTTTGNGLVVGTYANNKLSWETTHTFNIGVDYSVLNHRLNGSIDLYQKNTTDLLGPIQLDPLSGTATTTGNLGNLRNRGIELSLQSLNLKFKNFSWSTNFVFSYNNNKLLSYTNPTAIQLTDSFQLSTAYAVGYSTPSLFAYKFAGLDNLGDPQIQLANGTITKKPGAAKANDMVYMGSTLPVYNGGLTNTFRYKQFSLTGNLAYSFGAVMRSDVNTFYTGRLTGTAGAFSGNISSDFANRWKVPGDEATTNIPSYVANQGTSNTRRNVLYYEDADINVVSASYVKLRDITLGYNLSPAILQMLRISSFRVFVQAGNFMVWKANRNDIDPEYNIGNGISRPLPAYGHTYSAGISASF; encoded by the coding sequence AGCGATTTTTTGCACCACAAATAATTAAGGTAATGAAGCTAACGGTATTTATAATAACCCTTGCTTGCCTTCAGGTATCTGCCAAAGTGTATTCGCAGATAAACCTGTCTGAAAAAAACGCCCCGCTTTCCAAAGTCATATCAACTATTCAGCAGCAAAGCGGCTATTCTTTTTTCTACAAACACAAATTGATAGAGAATATCAATGTTTCCGCCGAACTCCACAACGTCACTTTGCAACAAGCGCTGGACAATATATTGACTGGTCAATCTTTAACTTATGAAGTGATCGATAAAACGGTTGTTATTAAGCAGAAAGAGAAATCGTTGATCGATAAAGTAACTGATGTTTTGGCCGTCCCATTTACGATCTCCGGCAAAGTAACCGATACAACCGGAACACCTTTGCCGGGAGCAACCATATTGGCAAAGGGTTCAAATAAAGTTGCTGTTAGTAATAATAATGGCGAATTTAGTATTGATGTACAAGTTGGCGACGTTTTAATTATATCTTATGTTGGATATAAACCGGTTACTGTCACCGTTCCGCCAAATTCTCCTGCTAACATACCTTATTTTAATATCATCCTTCACTCTTCTTCAAGCAAATTACAGGAAGTGGTGGTTTCAACAGGTTATCAAAATATCAGCAAAGAGCGCGCCTCGGGGGCATTCGGCAAACCCGATATGCAAACCTTTAGCGAACGCACTGGCTCCAATGATATTGTCAGTAGGCTTGACGGGCTAGTTCCAGGCCTTACCGTTTTGAATGGGCCAACCCACGTAACCGTTAACCCTAATGGCAATGGTGCTTCACAACAGCAAAGCGTTATCCGTGGCAGGAGCAGTATCAGCCTGGTCGCAAATCCATTGTATGTAATTGATGGTATACAGGTAACAGATTTTAGCGCCATCAACCCGGATGATGTAGCGGATATCACCGTATTAAAAGACGCTGCCGCAACCGCCATATGGGGAGCCAAAGCGGCCAATGGTGTTATCGTAGTCGTAACTAAGAAAGGCGGCAATCATAAAGTCAAGGTCAATTACAGCGGATATTTTAATTACCAGGGTAAACCGAATTTCGATTATGTTTACCGTCATGAATTATCCAGCAGCCAGTATATCCAGGCCGCCAAAGAAATATTCGATCCGGTAACTTATCCGTATGCCACATTATCTACACAATTCGTTGCACCGCACGAAACCATTTTGTACAACCTAGGCCTAATTTCGGTGGCAAAAGCCAGTGCAAGCCTTGATAGTTTGTCAAACATCGATAATAAAAGCCAGGTTGAAAATTTATGGTTCCGCAATGCCTATACTATGCAGCACACTGTTTCAGCTTCGGGAGGTAATAATAATTATGACTTTTACAGCTCTATCTCTTATACCGATAATAACAGCAATACCATCGGCTCCAAGAATAATGCGTACCGCATATTCCTGAGTCAGAATATAACACCCAATAGCTGGATAAAAATTGGCTTAACCACATCTTTAAATAATACTATAACCAGCAGTGCTCGGCCAATCAGCATCGGTGCTGCTTTTTTGCCATACCAGATATTCCAGGATGGAAGCGGCAACAATATCCTGTTGAATTACGTACAGGGCCTCACTGCCGCAACACGCGCAGACTACCAGGCCCGAAGCCGTACCAATCTGGATTATTCTCCACTTGACGAGATGAATAGCGGGTATACAAAAACGAATAACCTGACCATCAATACAACGGCCGACGTTGCTGTAAAACTTTGGAAAGGTTTAAGTTTTGAAGGTACTTATGGTTATTCAAAAGCTCCGGGTGGGGGAACGTCTTACGATGACATTAGCGAATATTCGCAACGCAGAGAGTTATTGAATTTTACAGTAGCCCCGACGACCGCATCTGTTCCTGTATATAACTTACCCAATACCGGCGGAAGATATCAAACAATCGCTAACGATCAGCGCAACTGGACGGTGAGAAACCAATTACTCTATACCACCGACCCACGAAATGGCAAAGACCATTTGAATATTCAGATCGGGCAGGAAGCCCAGGAGCAGCTGGCCACATCAAACACATCCACAGTGCGCGGTTATAATACCATGCTCAATACCTATTCCGCACTCAATTATGCCACATTAAGTACTGTAACAGGCGCAATCGGTTCTGGTTTCAGCCAATTTACCGAATTGCCTTTCACTTATACGCAAACACTAACCCGGTTTACCTCTTACTTTGGTTTACTGAGTTATGAATTTAACCATAAATATATCTTCAATGGCAGCATCCGGGCCGATCACAGCAATCTTTTTGGCGATGATGTATCCGGGCAAAAGAAGCCGGCCTATAGTGTAGGCGGTAAATGGCAGGTGTACCAGGAAAGTTTCATGAAAAATGTAGACTGGGTAAAAGGGCTTGCATTAAGGGCAACTTACGGCGTAACCGGAAACTCACCATTCGTCGGTTCCGGATCCCTGGTTGATATTTTAGCGGTTGTACAGAATACAACAACCGGGAACGGCTTGGTCGTAGGCACATACGCAAACAATAAGCTGTCTTGGGAAACTACACATACGTTCAACATTGGTGTAGATTATAGCGTTCTTAACCACCGTTTAAATGGTAGCATTGATCTATATCAAAAAAATACGACCGACCTGTTAGGCCCTATTCAACTTGACCCCCTGAGCGGAACAGCCACCACGACAGGTAATTTAGGTAATTTGCGTAATCGCGGGATAGAATTGAGCCTGCAATCGCTTAATCTAAAATTTAAAAATTTCAGCTGGTCAACGAATTTCGTTTTTAGCTATAACAATAATAAGCTATTGAGCTATACCAATCCAACGGCAATTCAGCTGACGGATTCTTTCCAACTTTCAACAGCATACGCGGTAGGTTACAGCACCCCGTCTTTATTTGCCTATAAATTTGCCGGCTTAGACAACCTGGGGGATCCGCAGATCCAACTGGCCAATGGTACCATTACCAAGAAGCCGGGAGCGGCTAAGGCTAACGATATGGTTTATATGGGAAGTACATTACCGGTTTATAATGGCGGTTTAACTAATACTTTCCGCTATAAACAGTTTTCATTAACCGGCAATTTGGCCTATAGTTTTGGTGCGGTCATGAGAAGTGATGTGAATACCTTTTATACAGGTCGTTTAACGGGTACAGCCGGAGCCTTTAGTGGGAATATCAGTTCTGATTTCGCGAATCGCTGGAAAGTTCCGGGCGATGAAGCAACAACAAACATTCCTTCCTATGTAGCAAACCAGGGGACAAGTAATACCCGGAGGAATGTACTGTACTATGAAGATGCCGATATCAATGTTGTGAGTGCTTCTTATGTGAAGTTAAGAGACATTACCCTGGGATACAATTTATCTCCGGCAATTCTGCAAATGCTCAGGATATCATCATTCAGAGTATTTGTTCAGGCCGGAAATTTTATGGTTTGGAAGGCTAATAGAAATGATATTGACCCGGAATATAACATTGGTAACGGCATTTCGAGGCCTTTACCAGCTTATGGACATACCTATAGCGCTGGTATCAGTGCCTCATTTTAA
- a CDS encoding TlpA disulfide reductase family protein, giving the protein MKRIYLSILLCLMILRGLAQQVPFLDEGSAIADYPKVDWLQGEPISHFDKDKIYVVELWATWCKPCIAAMPHLNGLHQKFKDKKVVFIAQDVMEADVQKVLAFVKENGDKMSFRVAFSGMRGSDFDTKWVRAAGVNSIPQTFIIQNNTLVWQTDPNMLNEEVLQLLVDGKFTIKDAEAIAKKHN; this is encoded by the coding sequence ATGAAAAGGATATATCTATCAATATTATTATGCCTGATGATACTGCGGGGCTTAGCCCAGCAGGTGCCATTTTTGGATGAGGGAAGTGCCATTGCCGACTACCCTAAGGTAGATTGGCTTCAGGGAGAACCGATAAGCCATTTCGATAAAGACAAAATTTACGTCGTGGAACTTTGGGCGACCTGGTGTAAACCTTGTATAGCCGCCATGCCACATTTGAATGGTCTCCATCAAAAATTTAAAGATAAAAAGGTCGTATTTATCGCGCAGGATGTGATGGAGGCCGATGTGCAGAAAGTGCTCGCTTTTGTTAAGGAGAATGGTGATAAAATGAGCTTCCGGGTTGCATTCAGTGGTATGCGTGGTTCTGATTTCGATACCAAATGGGTACGTGCAGCCGGGGTAAATTCTATTCCGCAAACATTTATTATTCAAAACAACACCCTGGTCTGGCAAACCGACCCCAATATGCTGAATGAAGAGGTACTGCAATTATTAGTTGACGGAAAGTTTACGATCAAGGATGCAGAAGCTATAGCTAAAAAGCATAACTAA
- a CDS encoding RagB/SusD family nutrient uptake outer membrane protein, which yields MKKYRYILSMAVLLFCSLISCKKDFLSVVPLGKQVAVTTSDYGLIMNNQDMYLANPTGGWAGPALMGDDVSAEATYFNSAQARSQQAFKWGDDIYQPSDTPTDLRNWITNLYLCNKVINEVMSSTGGTAQQKSALQAEARASRAWLYFQFVNYYGKPYKASTAATDPAFPIITTADVTANGYSRNSVQEVYDFIVNDLTTAIPNLPVQNTSATRFARPAAEGLLGKVYLFMNNGSAALTQITAALTDNAAATTPARLYDYNKEFAVGGKFYPITTNGPTNSPEVNYTDVTESVLAYTFFNGNYNGNSFGSDFIVLSPQAVALFAPSDLRLNFYTAHYINNVVNPSGRLAKYKAFGTPYAKYGLQISELYLLSAEAKARLNNLSGAETDIETLRKCRMPVANATVPAAIVASQPALLQYIFDEREREFATQGYRWFDMRRISVDPLLTAPTYNHILYNDATSTNTTIYPLSPVRLTQRLSPYIMLSNPQFTDNP from the coding sequence ATGAAAAAATATCGATATATATTGAGTATGGCAGTGTTACTGTTTTGCTCATTGATTTCATGCAAAAAGGATTTTTTGAGTGTAGTGCCTTTAGGAAAACAGGTGGCGGTAACAACCAGTGATTATGGTTTGATCATGAATAATCAGGACATGTACCTGGCCAATCCGACCGGCGGCTGGGCAGGACCCGCGCTTATGGGAGACGATGTATCTGCTGAAGCAACCTATTTTAATTCAGCTCAGGCACGGTCACAACAGGCTTTTAAATGGGGAGATGATATTTATCAGCCTTCAGATACGCCCACGGATCTGCGGAACTGGATAACCAACCTATACCTTTGCAATAAGGTGATCAACGAGGTTATGAGTTCAACAGGTGGCACTGCCCAGCAAAAGAGTGCGTTACAGGCGGAAGCCCGGGCATCCCGCGCATGGTTATATTTTCAATTTGTTAACTATTACGGTAAACCATACAAAGCCTCCACAGCAGCTACAGATCCAGCGTTTCCGATCATTACAACAGCGGATGTAACCGCCAACGGATATAGCAGAAACTCCGTACAGGAAGTATATGACTTTATTGTAAACGATCTCACAACAGCGATACCGAATCTGCCGGTACAAAATACATCCGCCACCCGTTTCGCAAGGCCGGCCGCTGAAGGTTTATTGGGAAAGGTATATCTATTTATGAATAATGGCTCCGCCGCTTTAACACAAATTACTGCTGCATTAACTGATAATGCGGCAGCGACGACACCGGCGCGTTTATACGATTACAATAAGGAGTTTGCGGTAGGTGGTAAGTTTTATCCCATCACAACCAACGGGCCGACCAATTCGCCAGAGGTGAATTATACAGATGTCACGGAATCTGTTCTGGCCTATACTTTTTTTAATGGCAATTACAACGGAAATAGCTTTGGAAGCGACTTTATCGTACTCAGTCCGCAGGCGGTTGCGCTGTTTGCACCATCGGACCTCCGCTTAAATTTTTATACAGCACATTATATCAACAACGTGGTCAACCCGTCGGGCAGGCTGGCCAAATATAAAGCGTTTGGCACACCATACGCTAAATATGGTCTTCAAATTTCCGAGTTGTATTTATTGAGCGCTGAAGCTAAGGCAAGACTAAATAACCTGTCAGGAGCAGAAACGGATATAGAGACTTTGCGCAAATGCAGGATGCCGGTGGCCAATGCCACCGTGCCGGCCGCGATAGTAGCCAGTCAACCTGCGTTGTTACAGTATATTTTTGATGAACGCGAACGTGAGTTTGCTACACAGGGTTACCGTTGGTTTGATATGCGGAGAATATCTGTCGATCCACTACTAACCGCACCGACTTATAACCATATTTTGTATAACGATGCGACAAGCACCAATACCACGATTTATCCGCTTAGCCCGGTAAGGCTTACTCAAAGGCTTTCGCCATATATCATGTTGTCTAATCCACAATTTACCGATAATCCATAA